The Longimicrobiales bacterium genome has a segment encoding these proteins:
- a CDS encoding glutamate-cysteine ligase family protein, whose amino-acid sequence MIDRAARDGLTVLAAGTHLFSSWMDQEITPLERYLGVEQDLQDFARKNLIFWMHVHVGIEDPEFLIDDVLDDLGTREGAEYVFKILEEGTSADRQLATFERTSDLKTVVDQLVLATAEGIEA is encoded by the coding sequence GTGATCGACCGAGCTGCCAGGGATGGCCTGACAGTTCTTGCTGCGGGAACGCATCTGTTCTCGTCTTGGATGGATCAGGAAATCACCCCGCTCGAACGTTATCTCGGGGTGGAGCAGGACCTCCAAGATTTCGCCCGGAAGAACCTGATCTTCTGGATGCACGTTCACGTTGGTATCGAGGATCCGGAATTCCTGATCGATGACGTTCTGGACGACCTGGGCACCCGGGAAGGGGCTGAATACGTCTTCAAAATTCTGGAAGAAGGCACCAGTGCAGATCGGCAGCTTGCTACGTTTGAGCGTACCAGTGACCTGAAGACCGTTGTTGATCAGCTGGTGCTTGCGACAGCAGAGGGCATTGAAGCGTGA